AAGCGTATTGATATTCTAGCAACAGCGATAAAAGCAGTTCTGACGGTAGCTGATTTACCAGAATTGGAATTTACTTATGCACCGCCATTTGGCTCAGCTAAAGACCCAGTAAATATGGCAGGATATGCTGCGCTTAACATTATGGAAGGCTTTAGTGAAAATGTTCAATGGTATGCTTTATCAGATGAATTAGCCAAAGGAAAAATCTTGCTTGATGTTCGTACGGGAAAAGAAGTTTCACACGGTCATTTTGCAAATAGTATTAACATACCACTTGATGAATTGCGTGACCGTTTAGCAGAATTAGACGCCAATCAAGAATACATTATCAGTTGCCACAGTGGGCTTCGTTCTTACATTGGGGAACGTATTTTGAAGCAAAATGGCTTTAAGATTCAAAATCTTGATGGTGCTTATTTCCTTTATAGTACTGTCAAACCAGAGGAGGTTATTCATGATTAAAACAATTACAACTAGAGAATTACAAGAAAAAATAAGCAAAAAGAAGCTGCATTTGCTTGATGTTCGTGAGAAAGTAGAATACGCCATGGGACATGTGCCAACAGCGGTTAATCTACCTTTAAGCGAATTTGTATCAAGCTACCAAACACTTGATAAGGATAAGGTTTATCATATCATTTGCCAAAGTGGCTCACGTTCTGAACAGGCAGCAGTTTTCTTATCTCAACAAGGCTATCAAGTTGTCAATGTCGCAGGTGGCACATCTGCTTGGATAGGAGTATTGGAATACTAAAATAGTTGACATCATTAAGCAAGGCTACTGGTCCTGCTTTTATGTTATAATCAATCTATGATTGATAAGAATAATATGTTACAAAATGCAGAAAAGTTTGTTTATGATAAATTGCATACAGATACCAGTGGACATGATTGGTGGCATGTGGTGCGCGTGAGAAATACAGCGCATGAGTTGGCAGAAAAAGAAGGAGCAGACCAGTTTATTTGTGAATTGGCAGCGTTGCTTCATGATATGGCAGATGATAAGTTAAATGCTAATCCCGAGCAAGCTTTGACAGAGCTGAAAGCTTGGCTAATGCAACAAGAACTATCAGAAGAAGCTATTGAGCACATTATCCAAATTATCACGACCATGTCATTCAAAGGAAGTGGTCAAAGTGTTCCGCCAACTTTGGAAGGTAAGATTGTGCAAGATGCAGACCGTTTAGATGCCATTGGTGCAATTGGAATAGCGCGGTGTATGGTTTATTCGGGAAGCAAGGGACGTCCGATTCATGACCCAAGTAAGGTGGCACGTGACAATCTTAGTTTAGAAGATTATCGCAACGGGCAAGATACGGTAATCATGCATTTTTACGAAAAGTTACTCAAACTTAAAGAGTTGATGAATACGGCTTATGCTAGAAAAATGGCAGAGCACCGTCACAAAGTTTTAGAAGATTTTTTAACAGAATTTTACGCAGAATGGGACGGCAAGTTATAGGTTGCAACAAAAAGGCAAAATGTTATAATAGAAAAACGAAAAGATTGGGGGTCAATAAAATGACAATTAGACGTGCGACAATCGCTGATATTCCAACATTGATGGATCTTTTACAACAAGTTCTTTATGTGCACCATGTGGCAAGATCTGATTTATTTCAAGAAAAAGGTGTCAAATACACAGAAGACGAATTAGC
This sequence is a window from Streptococcus macedonicus ACA-DC 198. Protein-coding genes within it:
- a CDS encoding Rhodanese-like domain protein, with the translated sequence MIKTITTRELQEKISKKKLHLLDVREKVEYAMGHVPTAVNLPLSEFVSSYQTLDKDKVYHIICQSGSRSEQAAVFLSQQGYQVVNVAGGTSAWIGVLEY
- a CDS encoding HD domain protein, coding for MIDKNNMLQNAEKFVYDKLHTDTSGHDWWHVVRVRNTAHELAEKEGADQFICELAALLHDMADDKLNANPEQALTELKAWLMQQELSEEAIEHIIQIITTMSFKGSGQSVPPTLEGKIVQDADRLDAIGAIGIARCMVYSGSKGRPIHDPSKVARDNLSLEDYRNGQDTVIMHFYEKLLKLKELMNTAYARKMAEHRHKVLEDFLTEFYAEWDGKL